The genomic stretch GCGACAAGAAGAAGTTCATCGACGACGTCCGCCTCGCCCTCTACGCCTCGAAGATCATCTCCTACGCCCAGGGCTACCTCCTCCTCCGCGCCGCGGCGAAGGAAAACAACTGGGAGCTGAACTACGGCGGCATCGCCCTCATGTGGCGCGGCGGCTGCATCATCCGCAGCCGCTTCCTCGGCAAGATCAAGGAAGCCTTCGACAAGAACCCCGCCCTCGTCAACCTCCTCCTCGACGGCTTCTTCGCCGGCGAGATCGAGAAGTCGCAGGGCGCGTGGCGCCGCGTCGTCGCCCAGGCCGTCACCCTCGGCATCCCGGTCCCGACGTTCTCCACCTCGCTCTCCTTCTACGACGGCATCCGCACCGCGAAGCTCCCGGCGAACCTCCTCCAGGCCCAGCGCGACTACTTCGGCGCGCACACCTACGAGCGGCTCGACAAGCCCCGCGGCGAGTTCTTCCACACGAACTGGACCGGCAAGGGCGGTTCGGTCTCCTCGACGACCTACAACGCGTAAGCCAACGCCCCAGCCCACCAGCCAGGCAACACACGGGAGCCCCCCATGTCCACCAGCACCAACTGCCCCGACTTCGTCTCGACCGCCACGAAGGTGCCGCCCTCCGTGGCGGTCATCTTCGGCGCGACGGGCGACCTCACCCACCGGAAGATCGTCCCGGCTTTCTACCACCTCCAGAAGAACGGCCATCTTCCCGAAGGCTTCGCCATCATCGGCTTCGCCCGTCGCCCGAAGACCGACGCCGAATTCCGCAAGGACCTGAAGGAAGCCCTCGACAAGTTCTCCCATACGAAGCCCGTCGACGAGAAGGTCTGGAAGGAACTCGAGCAGCACATCTACTACCAGCAGGGCGACCTGCCGAACGTCGAGGATTACAAGAAGCTCGGCGAGCGGATCAAGAGCCTCCCCGAGGCGAAGATCTTCGGCGAGAACGCCCTCTACTACCTCGCCACCGCGCCCGAGTTCTTCGGCCCCGTGGCGATGAACCTCGCCGCCGCCGGCCTCGCCCAGAAGAAGGGCGCGAACCACCTCCGCCGCCTCATCGTCGAGAAGCCCTTCGGCATCGACCTCGCCAGCGCGCAGAAGCTCAACGAGGAAATCCAGCACGCCTTCCCTGAGAGCTCGATCTACCGCATCGACCACTACCTCGGCAAGGAGACCGTCCAGAACCTCCTCTACTTCCGCTTCGGCAACTCGATCTACGAGCCCCTCTGGGACCACAAGTACATCGACCACGTCCAGATCACCGTCGCCGAGACCGTCAGCGTCGAGGGACGCGGCGGCTACTACGACGAGGCCGGCGCCGTCCGGGACATGCTGCAGAACCACATGATGCAGCTCTTCTCCCTCATCGCCATGGAGCCCCCGGCCGTCCTCGACGCCGAGTCGATCCGCGACGAGAAGGTAAAGGTCCTCCGCGCCGTGGCCACGCCGAAGCCCGACTACATCCTCGCCAACTCGGTCCGCGCCCAATACGGCGCGGGCATCCTCAACGGGAAGCAGATCCCCGCCTACCGCCAGGAAGACCGGGTGAAGCCGAACTCCCTGACCGAGACCTACGTCGCCCTCAAGCTCGAGATCGACAACTGGCGTTGGTCGGGCGTCCCGTTCTACCTCCGCACGGGCAAGGCCCTGGCGAAGCAGTTCACCGAGATCAACATCGTCTTCCGCCGTCCCCCGGGCGCGCTCTTCGCGGGCGCGGCGAACCGGATCTACCGGAACCGCCTCCGCATCCGCATCCAGCCGAACGAGGGCATCCACCTCCACTTCAACACGAAGACGCCGAGCCAGCCGACCCTCCAGACCGTCGGCATGGACTTCAGCTACCGGCAGGATACCGCCCACTACTTCCCCGAGGCCTACGAGCGG from Verrucomicrobium sp. GAS474 encodes the following:
- the zwf gene encoding glucose-6-phosphate dehydrogenase, translating into MSTSTNCPDFVSTATKVPPSVAVIFGATGDLTHRKIVPAFYHLQKNGHLPEGFAIIGFARRPKTDAEFRKDLKEALDKFSHTKPVDEKVWKELEQHIYYQQGDLPNVEDYKKLGERIKSLPEAKIFGENALYYLATAPEFFGPVAMNLAAAGLAQKKGANHLRRLIVEKPFGIDLASAQKLNEEIQHAFPESSIYRIDHYLGKETVQNLLYFRFGNSIYEPLWDHKYIDHVQITVAETVSVEGRGGYYDEAGAVRDMLQNHMMQLFSLIAMEPPAVLDAESIRDEKVKVLRAVATPKPDYILANSVRAQYGAGILNGKQIPAYRQEDRVKPNSLTETYVALKLEIDNWRWSGVPFYLRTGKALAKQFTEINIVFRRPPGALFAGAANRIYRNRLRIRIQPNEGIHLHFNTKTPSQPTLQTVGMDFSYRQDTAHYFPEAYERLICDALLGESTLFTRSDEVEQSWRIIDAFKDAWKNQETDYIPLYAPGSMGPVEGDEMLRRDGRSWASLTND